The Parambassis ranga chromosome 1, fParRan2.1, whole genome shotgun sequence genome includes a region encoding these proteins:
- the lsm6 gene encoding U6 snRNA-associated Sm-like protein LSm6 — MSLRKQTPSDFLKQIIGRPVVVKLNSGVDYRGVLACLDGYMNIAIEQTEEYVNGQLKNKYGDAFIRGNNVLYISTQKRKV; from the exons ATGAGTCTAAGAAAGCAGACCCCGAGTGACTTCCTGAAGCAGATTATCGGGAGACCTGTAGTCGTCAAACTGAACTCTGGTGTCGATTACAGAG GTGTCTTGGCCTGTCTAGATGGATACATGAACATCGCCATAGAGCAGACGGAGGAGTATGTGAACGGGCAGCTCAAGAATAAGTATGGAGACGCCTTCATAAGAGGAAACAATG TTTTATACATCAGCACCCAGAAGAGGAAAGTGTAG